The Inediibacterium massiliense genome has a segment encoding these proteins:
- the disA gene encoding DNA integrity scanning diadenylate cyclase DisA, with product MESIKIIAPGAPLREGLENVLRAKTGGLIVIGDNEEVMNLVDGGFYINVDLSSAYLYELAKMDGAIILSSDVKKILYANTQLIPDPSIPSSETGIRHRTAERVARQTGLIVISISQRRNIITIYKGYSKYIIQDTNKILNKANQAIQTLEKYRKVLDQAMTNLSGLEFEDLVTIQDVSIVLQRTEMVMRVVVEIEKYISELGNEGRLISMQLEELLDHVKEDGKFVVEDYIIKTEDRDYPITARQIKNLSSEELLDLSNIGKILGYGGVNDLLDMPASPRGYRILSKIPRLPMGVIQNVVNHFGDFQKILKASIEELDDVEGIGEIRARAIKEGLRRVQEQVLLDRHIR from the coding sequence ATGGAGTCTATTAAGATCATAGCGCCAGGAGCTCCTTTAAGAGAAGGATTAGAAAATGTCCTAAGGGCAAAAACTGGAGGATTAATAGTTATAGGGGATAATGAAGAGGTGATGAATCTCGTAGATGGAGGATTTTATATTAATGTAGATTTATCTAGTGCTTATTTATATGAACTTGCTAAAATGGATGGAGCTATTATTTTAAGTTCAGATGTAAAAAAGATATTATATGCAAATACTCAACTCATACCAGATCCTTCTATTCCATCTTCGGAAACAGGAATTAGACACCGAACGGCAGAAAGAGTTGCAAGACAAACAGGACTTATTGTTATATCTATTTCTCAAAGAAGAAATATTATAACCATCTATAAAGGATATTCTAAATATATTATTCAAGATACAAATAAAATATTAAATAAAGCAAATCAAGCTATTCAGACTTTGGAAAAATATAGAAAAGTTTTAGATCAAGCTATGACTAACTTAAGTGGTTTAGAGTTTGAAGATTTAGTAACTATTCAAGATGTTTCTATAGTGCTACAAAGGACAGAAATGGTTATGAGAGTTGTAGTAGAAATAGAAAAATATATTAGTGAGCTTGGAAATGAAGGACGCCTTATTAGTATGCAGTTAGAAGAATTATTAGATCATGTAAAAGAAGATGGAAAATTTGTAGTAGAAGACTATATTATTAAGACAGAAGATCGTGATTATCCTATTACTGCAAGACAAATTAAAAACTTATCTTCTGAAGAACTTCTTGACTTATCCAATATTGGGAAAATCTTGGGATATGGAGGAGTAAATGATTTATTAGATATGCCTGCTTCTCCAAGGGGATATAGGATATTAAGTAAAATTCCTAGATTGCCTATGGGTGTTATTCAAAATGTAGTAAATCATTTTGGAGATTTTCAAAAAATTCTAAAGGCATCTATTGAAGAATTAGATGATGTAGAAGGAATTGGAGAAATAAGAGCAAGAGCTATTAAAGAAGGATTAAGAAGAGTTCAGGAGCAAGTTTTATTAGATCGACATATTAGATAA
- a CDS encoding UvrB/UvrC motif-containing protein codes for MICERCNKRPATVHLTKILNDKKTEVHLCEQCAKQTEQVTFENSFSINNFLTGILDSIQDSPIKVDYIQATKCDHCGMTYGKFKQLGRLGCSKCYHAFYEKLNTLIKRIQGNESHIGKIPKRAGGSLRIKNQIKELKMKLNDAIRKEAFEDAALFRDQIKELESQMKREDEEV; via the coding sequence ATGATATGTGAAAGATGTAATAAAAGACCTGCTACTGTGCATTTGACTAAGATTTTAAATGATAAAAAAACGGAAGTTCATTTATGTGAACAATGTGCTAAGCAAACAGAACAAGTAACATTTGAAAACTCTTTTTCTATCAATAATTTTTTAACGGGCATATTAGATTCTATACAAGATTCTCCTATCAAGGTAGATTATATCCAAGCTACCAAGTGTGATCATTGTGGTATGACTTATGGAAAATTTAAGCAGTTGGGAAGGTTAGGATGTTCAAAATGTTATCATGCTTTTTACGAGAAACTCAATACATTGATCAAAAGAATACAAGGAAATGAAAGTCATATAGGAAAAATTCCCAAGAGAGCTGGAGGATCATTAAGAATTAAAAATCAAATTAAAGAATTAAAAATGAAGTTAAATGATGCTATTAGAAAAGAAGCTTTTGAAGATGCAGCTCTTTTTAGAGACCAAATCAAAGAACTTGAAAGTCAGATGAAAAGGGAAGATGAGGAGGTGTAG
- the thrB gene encoding homoserine kinase produces MFKVRVPATTANMGPGFDTLGMALSLYNEWKVEKVEKGFTMVDCDLSLEDNLVYQSMKKVLDEHKTKIDGIKITPSIQIPMSRGLGSSATAIVGGIMIANILLGNVLTKDDMIHIGTKMEGHPDNIVPAVLGGMYASIYENGEVIYSKVNVPKNLRFVVMSPDFFVSTHEARKVLPHSYSKENCIFNLSRVAMLICAMNNGEIDKLRISMEDKIHQPYRAPLIKDIKEIFDHSKLLGSKAEVISGSGSTLLAIVEEDNTTFQEKMNEYLEKLENNWDLKMLKMDEMGVQIG; encoded by the coding sequence ATGTTTAAGGTACGTGTGCCTGCAACTACTGCAAATATGGGTCCTGGATTTGATACATTGGGAATGGCTTTATCTCTTTATAATGAATGGAAAGTAGAAAAGGTTGAAAAGGGATTTACGATGGTAGACTGTGATCTTTCTCTAGAAGATAACTTGGTTTATCAAAGCATGAAAAAGGTCTTAGATGAACATAAAACAAAAATAGATGGAATAAAAATTACACCGAGTATACAAATACCTATGAGCAGAGGGCTAGGGAGTAGTGCAACCGCTATCGTAGGTGGAATAATGATTGCAAATATATTACTTGGAAATGTACTGACAAAAGATGATATGATTCATATAGGAACAAAAATGGAAGGACATCCAGATAATATTGTACCTGCTGTTTTAGGAGGTATGTATGCATCTATTTATGAAAATGGAGAAGTCATCTATTCAAAAGTAAATGTTCCTAAAAATTTAAGATTTGTTGTAATGAGTCCTGATTTTTTTGTATCTACTCATGAAGCAAGAAAAGTGCTTCCACATTCTTATAGCAAAGAGAATTGTATTTTTAATTTATCTAGAGTGGCAATGCTTATTTGTGCTATGAATAATGGAGAAATAGATAAGCTTCGGATATCCATGGAAGATAAGATTCATCAGCCCTATAGAGCTCCACTTATCAAAGATATAAAAGAAATATTTGATCATTCCAAATTATTAGGATCAAAGGCAGAAGTCATAAGTGGTTCAGGATCTACTCTTCTTGCTATCGTAGAAGAAGATAATACCACATTTCAAGAAAAAATGAATGAATATTTAGAAAAATTAGAAAATAATTGGGATTTAAAAATGTTAAAAATGGATGAAATGGGAGTGCAAATAGGATAA
- a CDS encoding CtsR family transcriptional regulator — MARISDLIEIFIKELLEEANNRSIEIQRNELASYFNCAPSQINYVLTTRFTIDKGYLIESRRGGGGHIKIAQTNIDKNQYINVLLREIGHGMSSMKAEAIIDFLTDKKIITEREKSIMKSAISDRSISTPMNIKDEIRANLLKSMIVAVFNFKGRD, encoded by the coding sequence ATGGCAAGAATAAGTGATTTAATTGAAATATTTATAAAAGAATTGCTAGAAGAAGCCAATAATAGAAGTATTGAAATTCAAAGAAACGAATTAGCTAGTTATTTTAATTGTGCTCCTTCACAAATTAATTATGTACTTACTACTCGTTTTACAATAGATAAAGGATATTTGATTGAAAGTAGAAGGGGTGGAGGGGGACATATTAAAATTGCACAAACCAATATAGATAAAAATCAATATATAAATGTATTGCTTCGTGAAATTGGACATGGTATGAGTAGTATGAAGGCAGAAGCTATCATTGATTTTTTAACAGATAAAAAAATCATTACAGAAAGAGAAAAATCAATTATGAAATCAGCTATAAGTGACAGAAGTATTAGTACCCCTATGAATATAAAGGATGAAATTAGAGCAAATCTCCTTAAAAGTATGATTGTTGCGGTATTTAATTTTAAAGGGAGGGACTAA
- the thrC gene encoding threonine synthase has product MKWQGLIHKYREYLPIGENTNIISLCEGNTPLIRARNIEKEMEGLEIYLKYDGLNPTGSFKDRGMTMAVTKAVEEGSKAIICASTGNTSAAAAAFAAKAGIKSIVIIPNKKIAMGKLAQAIAYGAQIIAIDGNFDDALNMVKEISKKHPITLVNSVNPYRIEGQKTAAFEVCDQLEEAPDYLSIPVGNAGNITAYWKGFKEYKEHEKINKLPQLLGFQAEGAAPIVENKVFENPETIATAIRIGNPASWEKAVAALEESNGAINKISDEEILKAYGILASKEGIFAEPASCISIAGIYKLYKEGKLKKGKVVCVLTGNGLKDPDIAVNMGGNIKEIKADFDLVEKEIIG; this is encoded by the coding sequence ATGAAATGGCAAGGACTCATTCATAAGTACAGAGAATATTTACCTATAGGAGAAAATACAAATATTATTTCCTTATGCGAAGGAAATACACCACTCATTCGAGCAAGAAATATTGAGAAAGAAATGGAAGGTTTAGAGATTTATTTAAAATATGATGGACTGAATCCTACTGGATCTTTTAAAGATAGAGGAATGACTATGGCAGTAACAAAAGCTGTAGAAGAAGGGTCGAAAGCTATTATTTGTGCATCAACAGGAAATACATCAGCGGCGGCTGCCGCTTTTGCAGCCAAGGCAGGGATAAAATCTATTGTGATTATTCCTAATAAAAAAATTGCTATGGGAAAATTAGCTCAAGCCATTGCGTATGGAGCTCAAATTATTGCTATAGATGGAAATTTTGATGATGCTTTGAATATGGTAAAAGAAATTTCAAAGAAACATCCTATTACTCTTGTAAATTCTGTGAATCCTTATAGAATCGAAGGACAAAAAACAGCAGCCTTTGAAGTATGTGATCAATTAGAAGAAGCACCAGATTATTTATCTATTCCAGTAGGAAATGCAGGAAATATAACTGCTTATTGGAAAGGATTTAAAGAATATAAGGAACATGAAAAAATTAATAAACTGCCTCAATTGTTAGGCTTTCAAGCAGAGGGAGCTGCTCCAATTGTAGAGAATAAGGTATTTGAAAATCCTGAAACTATTGCTACAGCTATTCGAATAGGCAATCCTGCTAGCTGGGAAAAAGCTGTAGCAGCCCTTGAAGAATCTAATGGAGCAATTAATAAAATTAGCGATGAAGAAATTTTAAAAGCTTATGGAATTTTGGCAAGTAAAGAAGGTATTTTTGCAGAACCTGCTTCTTGCATTTCTATCGCAGGAATATATAAGCTATATAAAGAAGGAAAACTAAAAAAAGGTAAGGTTGTATGTGTTCTTACAGGAAATGGACTGAAAGATCCTGATATTGCAGTAAACATGGGAGGAAATATTAAAGAAATAAAAGCAGATTTTGACCTTGTAGAAAAAGAGATTATAGGTTAG
- a CDS encoding CarD family transcriptional regulator has protein sequence MFNIGDKVVYPMHGAGIIEAIEEKEILGKKRKYYIMKMPLGDMKVMIPLENVEDIGLREIISFKEVDQVMAVLNDDISKMPKNWNRRYRANMDKIKSGDIYEVAMVVRNLTLRDREKGLSTGERKMLANAKQILVSELVLAGSIEEDKAEELINEAIQ, from the coding sequence ATGTTCAATATAGGTGATAAAGTGGTTTATCCTATGCATGGAGCAGGAATTATTGAAGCGATAGAGGAAAAAGAAATCTTAGGGAAGAAACGGAAATATTATATTATGAAGATGCCCCTAGGAGATATGAAGGTAATGATTCCACTAGAAAATGTAGAAGACATCGGCTTAAGAGAAATTATATCTTTTAAAGAAGTAGATCAAGTAATGGCTGTACTAAATGACGATATATCAAAGATGCCTAAAAATTGGAACAGAAGATATAGGGCAAATATGGATAAAATCAAAAGTGGAGATATTTACGAAGTGGCTATGGTTGTAAGAAATCTTACTCTTAGAGATAGAGAAAAAGGACTATCTACGGGAGAAAGGAAAATGTTAGCCAATGCAAAGCAAATTCTAGTAAGTGAATTAGTATTAGCAGGAAGCATAGAAGAAGATAAAGCAGAAGAATTGATCAATGAAGCGATTCAATAA
- the radA gene encoding DNA repair protein RadA, giving the protein MAKKEKTIFVCQECGYESPKWMGQCVCGTWNSMVEERIQENKYKKSPTITGMNKPLPIGEIKSGTYDRLDTHIGELNRVLGGGLVKGSLVLISGEPGIGKSTLILQASSTIAKAYGTTLYVSGEESEEQIKMRAERLEAIEKDLMIVSETNVGKIKEHIKSLNPSLVIIDSIQTLFQPELSSAPGSVSQVRECTNHIMHVAKTKNIPIFIVAHVTKTGELAGPRILEHLVDTVLHFTGERTQELRVLRSLKNRFGTTSEIGVFEMREEGLKEVLNPSETFLEGVVDTEGAIVISSLEGTRPLLLEVQALVAPTNLGFARRAAIGVDLNRLNLILAVLEKKVGVPLANQDVYVNVVGGLKLEGTSADLGVALAIFSSMRGLIIKTTNTIAIGEIGLTGEIRPVSNMEKMIKEAGKMGFKRCILPQKSIKKIQNAEMELIGVYSLKDAIDHMFLKNETNF; this is encoded by the coding sequence ATGGCAAAAAAGGAAAAAACTATTTTTGTATGTCAAGAATGTGGATACGAAAGTCCGAAGTGGATGGGCCAATGTGTATGTGGAACTTGGAATAGTATGGTGGAGGAGAGGATACAAGAAAATAAGTATAAAAAATCACCTACCATTACAGGAATGAATAAACCTCTTCCTATTGGAGAGATCAAATCAGGTACTTATGATCGATTAGATACTCATATAGGAGAACTTAATAGAGTTCTTGGAGGAGGACTTGTGAAGGGTTCTTTGGTGCTTATTTCAGGAGAGCCTGGAATTGGGAAGTCAACCCTTATTCTACAGGCTAGTAGTACCATCGCAAAAGCATATGGAACCACTCTTTATGTATCGGGAGAAGAATCAGAAGAACAAATTAAAATGAGAGCAGAAAGACTTGAGGCTATTGAAAAAGATTTAATGATTGTATCAGAAACCAATGTAGGTAAGATTAAAGAACATATAAAAAGTTTAAATCCTTCATTAGTAATTATAGATTCTATTCAAACATTATTTCAACCGGAGCTTTCTTCTGCTCCTGGCAGTGTATCTCAAGTAAGAGAATGTACCAATCATATTATGCATGTGGCAAAGACAAAGAATATTCCTATTTTTATCGTAGCACATGTGACCAAAACAGGGGAATTAGCAGGACCTAGAATACTTGAGCATCTTGTAGATACGGTACTTCATTTTACGGGAGAAAGAACACAAGAATTAAGAGTGTTACGTTCCCTTAAAAACAGGTTTGGGACAACTAGTGAAATAGGTGTATTTGAAATGAGAGAAGAAGGATTAAAAGAAGTACTAAATCCATCAGAAACTTTTTTAGAAGGGGTAGTAGACACGGAAGGAGCTATTGTCATCAGTAGCTTAGAAGGAACAAGACCTCTTCTCTTGGAAGTGCAAGCTTTGGTAGCTCCTACTAATTTAGGATTTGCAAGAAGAGCTGCTATTGGAGTAGATCTGAATAGATTAAATTTAATTTTGGCTGTTTTAGAAAAGAAGGTAGGAGTTCCTCTTGCCAATCAAGATGTATATGTAAACGTAGTAGGAGGATTAAAGCTAGAAGGGACTTCAGCAGATTTGGGAGTAGCATTGGCTATATTTTCAAGTATGAGGGGATTGATTATTAAAACGACAAATACTATTGCTATTGGAGAAATTGGACTTACAGGGGAAATAAGACCTGTTTCAAATATGGAAAAAATGATTAAGGAAGCAGGAAAAATGGGTTTTAAAAGATGTATACTTCCTCAAAAAAGCATTAAAAAAATTCAAAATGCTGAAATGGAATTAATAGGAGTTTATTCTTTAAAAGATGCAATAGATCATATGTTTCTGAAAAATGAAACAAACTTTTAA
- a CDS encoding protein arginine kinase — protein MTKWMNEVGPDGDIIISSRIRLARNLEEFPFPIALTKGKSKEVYELISDTILKGNSALKDESELIKLDEISPLERQVFVEKHIISPYLATNYEKSAALLNKDESISIMINEEDHIRIQCLLPGFQLENAFDLADKVDDVLEEGVKYAFDEKLGYLTSCPTNIGTGMRASVMIHLPALSMIGYMNRILQAANQIGLAVRGLYGEGTEFIGNLFQISNQLTLGRSEKEIIQNLKDVTKQIIQKERDARSTILSNNKTQLEDKIYRSFGILCNARILTTQECMKLLSDVRLGMDLGILKDISTENVNEIMVLIQPAYLQKQANKSLSSNERDIRRATMVREKLKY, from the coding sequence ATGACAAAATGGATGAATGAGGTAGGTCCAGATGGGGATATTATCATTAGTAGCAGAATACGTCTCGCTAGAAATCTTGAGGAATTTCCTTTTCCAATTGCTTTAACAAAAGGAAAAAGTAAAGAAGTATATGAGCTGATTTCTGATACCATATTAAAAGGAAATAGTGCTTTAAAAGACGAGAGTGAATTGATTAAGTTAGATGAAATTTCTCCACTAGAAAGGCAGGTGTTTGTAGAAAAACATATTATTAGTCCTTATTTAGCAACAAACTATGAAAAAAGCGCTGCTCTTTTGAACAAAGATGAGTCTATTAGTATTATGATTAATGAAGAAGATCATATAAGAATTCAATGTCTCTTACCAGGATTTCAACTAGAGAATGCTTTTGATTTAGCAGATAAAGTAGATGATGTTCTAGAAGAGGGAGTAAAATATGCTTTTGATGAAAAATTAGGATACTTAACATCTTGTCCTACAAATATAGGAACAGGAATGAGAGCTTCAGTAATGATTCATCTTCCTGCTTTATCTATGATTGGATATATGAATAGAATTTTGCAAGCAGCAAATCAAATTGGTCTTGCAGTGAGAGGTCTTTATGGAGAAGGAACAGAATTTATTGGCAATTTATTTCAAATATCTAATCAACTAACCCTCGGAAGAAGTGAAAAAGAAATCATCCAAAATCTTAAGGATGTGACAAAACAAATTATTCAAAAGGAGAGAGATGCAAGAAGTACAATTCTTTCTAATAATAAAACTCAGTTAGAGGATAAAATTTATAGATCTTTTGGAATACTATGTAATGCAAGAATTTTAACTACTCAAGAATGTATGAAGCTTCTATCTGATGTAAGACTTGGAATGGATCTAGGAATTTTAAAAGATATTTCTACTGAAAATGTAAATGAAATTATGGTTTTAATTCAACCTGCTTATCTTCAAAAACAAGCAAATAAGTCTTTAAGTAGTAACGAAAGGGATATAAGAAGAGCTACTATGGTTAGAGAAAAATTAAAATACTAG
- a CDS encoding ATP-dependent Clp protease ATP-binding subunit has protein sequence MFNRFTERAQKVIILSQEEARSLGHNYVGTEHLLLGLLREGEGIAAKALQNMNVNVEEIKEKIKDLIGLGNMDDIQVMGFTPRTKRIFELSFVEGRRLGHNYIGTEHLLLGIIREGEGVAAKLLIDSGVSLSKAREEVMKLLSTPNGDHIEKVYHKETPTLNEYGRDLTKMVKEGKVDPVIGREKEIERVIQILSRRTKNNPCLIGEPGVGKTAIAEGLAQKIVEGNIPQTLKDKRVVTLDLASMVAGAKYRGEFEDRLKKVMNELRESKDVILFIDEMHTIIGAGAAEGSIDASNILKPALARGELQAIGATTLDEYRKHIEKDPALERRFQPIQVEEPTIEETIEILKGLRDKYEAHHGVKITDEALKAAANLSHRYITDRFLPDKAVDLIDEAASKLRLQMVTQPPELKDLEEKLEEIAKEKEESISIQDFEKAARLRDKEKRVKEELNNRQKNWKVGQTGKATVAEEEIAQTVSSWTGIPVNKLAKEESNKLLNMEAILHERVIGQEEAVEAIAKAVRRARVGLKDPKRPVGSFIFLGPTGVGKTELSKALAEVLFGDEDALIRIDMSEYMEKHAVSRLVGSPPGYVGYDEGGQLTEKIRRKPYSVVLFDEIEKAHPDVFNILLQILDDGRLTDSQGKVVDFKNTVIIMTSNVGAHTIKKQKTLGFTGNIEDEKKDAYEKMKENVIGELKRSFRPEFLNRIDEVIVFHGLNQSDIYEIVDLMILDLTKRMKELNIHMEISDEAKKLLGEKGFDPEYGARPLKRAIRKMIEDSLSEEILRGNISKNDEIFVDVQNGEIIFRNKLKLGKNE, from the coding sequence ATGTTTAATAGATTTACAGAGCGTGCACAAAAGGTAATTATACTTTCTCAAGAAGAAGCTAGAAGTCTTGGGCATAATTATGTGGGAACAGAACATCTTTTATTAGGGCTTTTAAGAGAAGGGGAAGGTATTGCAGCAAAAGCTCTACAGAATATGAATGTAAATGTAGAAGAAATTAAGGAAAAAATAAAAGATCTAATAGGTTTAGGAAATATGGATGACATTCAAGTTATGGGATTTACTCCACGGACCAAAAGAATATTTGAGCTTAGTTTTGTAGAAGGAAGAAGATTAGGACATAACTATATAGGAACAGAACATCTTTTATTAGGGATTATACGTGAAGGAGAAGGAGTAGCAGCAAAGCTTTTAATAGATAGTGGTGTAAGTCTATCTAAGGCAAGAGAAGAAGTAATGAAGCTTTTAAGTACTCCAAATGGAGATCATATAGAAAAAGTATATCATAAGGAAACACCTACTTTAAATGAATATGGAAGAGATCTTACGAAGATGGTCAAAGAAGGAAAAGTAGATCCTGTCATTGGAAGAGAAAAAGAGATTGAAAGAGTCATACAAATATTAAGTAGAAGAACGAAAAATAATCCTTGTTTAATTGGAGAGCCAGGAGTAGGAAAAACTGCCATAGCAGAAGGTTTGGCTCAAAAAATTGTAGAAGGTAATATTCCACAGACTCTAAAAGACAAAAGAGTTGTAACGCTTGATTTAGCTTCCATGGTTGCAGGGGCAAAATATAGGGGAGAGTTTGAAGATCGTCTAAAAAAAGTTATGAATGAATTAAGAGAGTCAAAGGATGTTATTTTATTTATAGATGAGATGCATACAATTATTGGAGCAGGAGCAGCAGAAGGATCTATTGATGCATCTAATATTTTAAAGCCAGCTTTGGCAAGAGGAGAACTTCAAGCAATTGGTGCTACTACTTTAGATGAGTATAGAAAGCACATTGAAAAAGACCCTGCTTTAGAAAGAAGATTCCAACCTATTCAAGTGGAAGAACCTACTATAGAAGAAACCATAGAAATTCTAAAAGGATTAAGAGATAAATATGAAGCTCATCATGGAGTAAAAATTACAGACGAAGCATTAAAAGCGGCAGCAAATTTATCTCATAGATATATTACAGATCGATTTTTACCAGATAAAGCAGTAGATTTAATTGATGAGGCAGCCTCAAAGCTTCGTTTACAAATGGTAACTCAGCCTCCAGAGCTTAAGGATTTAGAAGAAAAATTAGAAGAAATAGCAAAGGAAAAGGAAGAATCTATCAGTATTCAAGATTTTGAAAAAGCTGCAAGATTAAGAGATAAAGAAAAAAGAGTAAAAGAAGAACTAAATAATAGACAAAAAAATTGGAAGGTAGGGCAAACGGGAAAAGCTACTGTAGCAGAAGAGGAAATTGCTCAAACAGTATCTAGCTGGACTGGAATTCCAGTAAATAAATTAGCAAAAGAAGAATCCAATAAACTACTAAATATGGAAGCTATTTTACATGAGAGAGTGATTGGACAAGAAGAAGCTGTTGAAGCCATTGCTAAAGCAGTAAGAAGGGCTAGAGTAGGACTTAAAGATCCAAAACGCCCAGTAGGATCATTCATTTTTTTAGGACCTACAGGAGTAGGAAAAACTGAGCTTTCAAAGGCATTAGCAGAAGTTTTATTTGGAGATGAAGATGCCCTCATTCGTATTGATATGTCTGAGTATATGGAAAAGCATGCGGTATCTCGTCTTGTTGGATCTCCTCCAGGATATGTAGGATATGATGAAGGAGGACAATTAACAGAAAAAATAAGAAGAAAGCCTTATTCAGTAGTATTATTTGATGAGATTGAAAAAGCTCATCCAGATGTATTTAATATATTGCTTCAAATTTTAGATGATGGAAGATTGACAGATTCACAGGGGAAGGTAGTAGATTTTAAAAATACAGTAATCATCATGACTTCCAATGTAGGAGCTCATACTATTAAGAAGCAAAAAACATTAGGATTTACAGGAAACATAGAAGATGAGAAAAAAGATGCCTATGAAAAAATGAAAGAAAATGTGATAGGTGAGCTAAAGAGAAGTTTCCGACCAGAATTTTTAAATAGAATTGATGAAGTTATTGTATTCCATGGATTAAATCAAAGTGATATTTATGAAATTGTAGATCTTATGATTTTAGATTTAACTAAGAGAATGAAAGAATTAAATATTCACATGGAAATTTCAGATGAAGCCAAGAAGTTGCTTGGAGAAAAAGGATTTGATCCAGAATATGGAGCACGTCCATTAAAAAGAGCTATACGAAAGATGATAGAAGATTCTTTATCAGAAGAAATTTTAAGAGGAAATATTTCTAAGAATGATGAAATTTTTGTAGATGTACAAAATGGAGAGATTATATTTAGAAATAAGTTAAAACTTGGAAAGAATGAATAA
- a CDS encoding ACT domain-containing protein: MSNRKFLIIDTTILPDIYEKVLETKELLRRGKAKGVTEATQMTGISRSTFYKYKDYISTPSEGSRGQKVTITLLLEHSPGNLSKILNTIANCNMNILTINQDIPINGIANVSITFDISESNRDIDYVLEALNNIEGTTKIELIAME; this comes from the coding sequence GTGAGTAATAGGAAGTTTTTAATTATAGATACTACGATCCTCCCAGATATTTATGAAAAGGTATTAGAAACGAAAGAATTATTAAGAAGAGGAAAAGCAAAAGGGGTAACGGAGGCAACTCAAATGACTGGAATTAGTAGAAGTACTTTTTATAAATATAAAGATTATATATCGACTCCATCAGAAGGAAGTAGGGGACAAAAGGTAACCATCACACTCTTACTAGAACATTCGCCTGGAAATTTATCAAAGATTTTAAATACAATAGCAAATTGTAATATGAATATATTAACCATTAATCAAGATATCCCCATCAATGGAATTGCTAATGTAAGTATTACATTTGATATATCAGAATCTAATAGAGATATTGATTATGTTTTAGAAGCTTTAAATAATATAGAAGGCACTACAAAAATAGAACTCATCGCTATGGAATAA